A single region of the Kwoniella botswanensis chromosome 1, complete sequence genome encodes:
- a CDS encoding methionine aminopeptidase, type II: MAPVAVPTLEDLSIAEKKEEKKPDVVDNEDEEGDEEDDVEGDDAPEAGDAKKKKKKKKSKKKKSATVTQSEPPRVGLSKIYKNGVYPIAEEVEYKNDTTSRITSAEMREKERLAQEDPSTRYSNIRKGGEVHRQVRSYVQKNIKPGMKMTEIAEMVENGTRALVEENGFESGIGFPTGLSVNEVAAHYTPNPGDNKILQKGDVLKVDFGVHVNGRIVDSAFTMNFGDPSWDKLLEAVKDATNTGISEAGIDVRLCDIGERIQEVMESYEVEVNGKTYPVKSISNLNGHSITPYSIHGARGDLPGKSVPIVKQHGSNIDTQRMEEGEYFAIETFGSTGNGRVEEQGACSHYALAQHAPERYTGHHQSAKTLLASIKRNFGSLPFCRRYLEHVGEKNYLLALNTLVKEGIVLDYPPLVDLKPGAMTAQFEHTILLRPTCKEVVSRGDDY, encoded by the exons GTGGTAGATaacgaagacgaagaaggagacgaggaagatgatgtagAGGGTGATGACGCACCTGAAGCAGGAG ATGCtaagaaaaagaagaagaagaagaagt cgaaaaagaagaaatctgcTACTGTCACTCAATCTGAACCACCTCGAGTTGGATTAAGTAAGATATACAAGAACGGTGTATACCCCATAGCCGAGGAGGTTGAGTACAAGAATGA TACGACATCTCGAATAACATCCGccgagatgagagagaaagaacgtCTAGCTCAAGAAGACCCTTCTACCCGATATTCAAATATACgtaaaggtggtgaagtCCATCGACAAGTCCGATCATATGTTCAGAAAAACATAAAACCAGGCATGAAGATGACTGAAATTGCCGAAATGGTCGAGAACGGTACGAGAGCATTGGTGGAGGAGAATGGGTTCGAAAGTGGTATAGGGTTTCCAACGGGTTTGAGTGTGAATGAAGTCGCTGCTCATTATACACCTAATCCTGGAGATAACAAGA TACTGCAGAAAGGAGATGTCTTGAAGGTAGATTTCGGTGTACATGTAAATGGTCGAATTGTCGATTCGGCCTTTACGATGAACTTTGGTGATCCATCTTGGGATAAGTTGTTGGAAGCTGTGAAAGACGCTACAAATACAGGTATAAGT GAAGCCGGTATTGATGTGCGATTATGTGATATCGGAGAACGTATACAGGAAGTGATGGAATCGTACGAAGTAGAAGTGAATGGTAAAACCTATCctgtcaaatcgatatcCAACCTCAACGGTCACTCGATAACACCATACAGTATCCACGGAGCGAGGGGTGATCTACCAGGAAAATCGGTACCGATCGTCAAACAGCATGGATCCAATATAGATACTCAGCGAATGGAAGAGGGAGAATATTTCGCAATTGAGACTTTCGGTTCGACTGGTAATGGAAGAgtagaagaacaaggtgcTTGTTCACATTACGCTTTGGCTCAACATGCTCCTGAGAGATATACTGGACA TCATCAATCTGCTAAAACCCTTTTGGCCtcgatcaagaggaattTTGGCTCGTTACCTTTCTGCAGAAGGTATCTTGAACATGTGGGAGAGAAGAACTACTTGCTTGCC TTGAATACATtggtgaaagaagggatcGTTTTGGATTACCCACCTTTAGTCGATTTGAAGCCTGGTGCTATGACTGCTCAATTT GAACATACTATTCTATTGAGACCCACATGTAAAGAAGTCGTCTCCAGAGGCGATGACTATTAG